One segment of Panulirus ornatus isolate Po-2019 chromosome 2, ASM3632096v1, whole genome shotgun sequence DNA contains the following:
- the LOC139753112 gene encoding putative nuclease HARBI1, giving the protein MPHHSRSPDEGRRRRENERPRRSICDPNNPFQALTANEFLEKFRISKSTAVIVLCHLESSDLTDDEFPLHLQLLSTLAYYGTGQCASAEAILGVSGTAVKLLIGEVSKGICRQMKNRYLFFPNHQELAAFQTEFNNIVQIPNVIGCLSSIYVPVRVRLGREMGVNNIYYGDQFMKVLVVCGPQGQITHIIAQTYDAFHDWEIFCDSMLLTRLTTGEYGDVVLIVDETYPTHPYLLRPVDSPTFPSDDQFNISHFIVRYLTHQKFQVIMTRFPCLTCGMEPLYPTNLDIVLACAVLHNVCLRCGTPLPSPREPSMTQNEEQDQRHFYTHVMEE; this is encoded by the exons ATGCCCCATCACAGCAGATCACCCGATGAAGGTAGACGcaggagagaaaatgaaagacccAGGCGTTCCATCTGCGATCCTAATAACCCTTTCCAGGCCCTGACGGCTAACGAATTCTTGGAGAAGTTCAGGATCTCCAAAAGCACAGCAGTGATTGTCCTGTGCCACCTCGAGTCATCCGACCTTACAGATGATG AGTTTCCGTTGCACCTGCAGCTCCTAAGCACATTGGCGTACTACGGCACTGGCCAGTGTGCTTCAGCAGAAGCCATCCTGGGCGTCAGCGGGACTGCGGTGAAACTTCTCATCGGCGAAGTCTCCAAAGGAATATGTCGCCAGATGAAGAACCGATACCTCTTTTTCCCGAATCACCAAGAACTGGCTGCTTTCCAGACAGAATTCAACAACATAGTCCAAATACCTAACGTCATCGGTTGTCTTAGCAGCATCTACGTACCAGTGAGGGTCAGGTTGGGCCGGGAGATGGGCGTCAATAACATATATTACGGTGACCAGTTTATgaaggtgttggttgtgtgtgggcCACAGGGGCAGATCACCCACATCATAGCGCAGACCTACGATGCCTTCCACGACTGGGAAATATTCTGCGACAGCATGCTCCTCACACGCCTCACCACGGGGGAATATGGAGACGTGGTCCTCATAGTGGACGAGACTTACCCTACGCATCCTTACCTCCTCAGGCCTGTGGATTCTCCGACCTTCCCTTCGGATGATCAATTCAATATTTCTCATTTCATTGTGCGGTACTTAACGCATCAAAAATTTCAAGTGATCATGACTCGCTTCCCCTGCCTAACTTGTGGGATGGAGCCATTATACCCAACCAACCTGGACATCGTATTAGCTTGTGCAGTCCTGCACAATGTCTGTCTGCGGTGTGGGACGCCTCTGCCCTCCCCGAGGGAGCCAAGCATGACCCAAAATGAAGAACAGGATCAGCGACATTTCTATACCCATGTCATGGAAGAATAA